The genomic region ACAAACTCGCTTGTTTCATCGAAACCATAAAAAACACCTTCCAATGTATTCTCTCTGTGAATAGGAGGTTCAACATCTGTAAGGAATCCATGAAGAATTAAATTCTTCTTTCTCTCATCCGAATCTACAAAAATGTTAACTTTGGGATTACCGACGATTCCAAAAATAACCCATATGAAAAATGCCTTTTTACCATCTATTTCATTCACAGCCTCAGCACCTCTCCAGGAAATGCCTTCCTCATGGGTTCGGTCGCGTAAACCACATCCAGCAGTCGAAGCAACTCATTCCGTCCAAACTTCCTTATTACGCTGTCCAGAATCTCTGCCTCCTCTTTTGTGAGATGTTCAAACTGAGCTTTATAGGCTTTTTCCGTAGGTCTGTAATCGTGAGCAAGACCAAATTTGGTTAACTCCGTGTTGTCCGTTAAATATCCCTCGTTTTTCAGTTTAATAATCGCATCTATCACCTCACGAGAATATGGGCCATAGAAGTAATATCT from Thermoproteota archaeon harbors:
- a CDS encoding Panacea domain-containing protein, which produces MEKIMEVVLYVSRRLEKTRVKVGRTRIMKILYLADLIAKSKLGRTITKTEYRYYFYGPYSREVIDAIIKLKNEGYLTDNTELTKFGLAHDYRPTEKAYKAQFEHLTKEEAEILDSVIRKFGRNELLRLLDVVYATEPMRKAFPGEVLRL